The following are encoded together in the candidate division KSB1 bacterium genome:
- a CDS encoding nucleotidyltransferase domain-containing protein, producing MTATPFNLEALHLALAGEPAIVFAYLFGSTVSGATSALSDIDVAIHPDRRLSLDERLGIIQRLIKKTGWENLDVTFLDRLENLYLLNHIITSGVLLLDCDRHRRELFEVRAQHRLFDFQYQRKLYLGE from the coding sequence ATGACGGCAACCCCGTTCAACCTCGAGGCGTTGCACCTGGCGCTGGCCGGCGAGCCGGCAATTGTGTTTGCCTATCTTTTCGGCTCGACCGTGAGCGGTGCAACCTCTGCTCTCAGCGATATCGATGTAGCCATCCATCCCGACCGCCGGCTGAGCCTGGACGAACGGCTTGGCATCATACAACGGTTGATAAAAAAGACCGGCTGGGAGAATCTCGATGTCACCTTTCTCGATCGCCTGGAAAATCTTTATTTGCTCAACCACATCATTACCTCCGGCGTGCTGCTGCTGGATTGTGACCGTCATCGGCGCGAGCTGTTCGAAGTGAGGGCGCAGCACCGTCTGTTCGATTTTCAATACCAGCGCAAACTCTACCTGGGAGAGTAA
- a CDS encoding AI-2E family transporter, protein MLVTGTHTTAEERKLLYRKLKAERFSRYFLLIVLLGSMLMFYNIVKLFLVPVLLAAVFSTLFYPFYERLRCLFRGNASLSSFACCAILLLGLLIPVYILAAMVAQEAIAFFQVAQLEIQKIIAQGETSFFARILDSPLAKFLNLEELDWHAYLQESARTLGAWLATFINETSQGTIALITNLFVMLFTMYYFFKDGERLVQRLKYLSPLDDVYEEALILRFASVARATVKGTLLIGLIQGSLGGLTLWLFDISSPILWGVIMVVLSILPSVGAWLVMLPIAVVQIATGSVWQGLVIAFMGMVVIGNVDNLMRPRLVGRDAGMHDLMIFFSTLGGISVFGVMGFIVGPVIAVFFLTILDIYSVEFKSHLELSRESGAIEGLPARKPAARKAAVVPEPPAVDSPPDKPANPPRAQEPPPSPAVTEKAAAAGD, encoded by the coding sequence ATGTTGGTCACGGGCACCCACACCACCGCGGAGGAGCGCAAGCTGCTGTACCGCAAGCTGAAGGCCGAGAGGTTCAGCCGTTATTTCCTGCTGATCGTTCTGCTCGGCAGCATGCTGATGTTTTACAACATCGTCAAGCTTTTCCTGGTGCCGGTGCTGCTTGCCGCGGTGTTTTCGACGCTGTTCTATCCTTTTTATGAGCGGTTGCGCTGCCTCTTCCGAGGCAATGCCAGCCTCAGCTCCTTCGCCTGCTGCGCCATTCTCTTGCTGGGGCTGCTCATCCCGGTTTACATCCTGGCGGCGATGGTGGCGCAGGAGGCGATCGCCTTCTTCCAGGTCGCGCAGTTGGAGATTCAAAAGATCATCGCGCAGGGTGAGACCAGCTTCTTCGCCAGGATTTTGGACTCGCCCCTGGCGAAATTCCTGAATCTCGAGGAGCTCGACTGGCATGCCTACCTGCAGGAGAGTGCCAGGACGCTCGGCGCCTGGCTGGCCACGTTTATCAATGAGACTTCGCAGGGCACCATCGCCCTCATTACCAACCTGTTCGTGATGTTGTTCACCATGTACTACTTCTTCAAGGATGGTGAGCGGCTGGTGCAGCGGTTGAAATATCTCAGCCCGCTGGACGATGTTTATGAAGAAGCGTTGATCCTGCGCTTTGCCTCGGTGGCACGCGCCACGGTGAAAGGCACGCTGCTGATCGGCTTGATCCAGGGTTCGCTCGGCGGCCTGACGTTGTGGTTGTTCGACATCAGCTCGCCGATTTTGTGGGGGGTGATCATGGTGGTGCTCTCGATTCTGCCGTCGGTGGGCGCCTGGCTGGTGATGCTGCCGATCGCAGTGGTTCAGATCGCCACTGGCAGCGTTTGGCAGGGGCTGGTGATCGCCTTCATGGGCATGGTGGTGATCGGCAACGTCGACAATCTCATGCGGCCGCGGCTGGTGGGCCGGGACGCCGGCATGCACGATTTGATGATCTTCTTCTCGACACTGGGCGGCATCAGCGTGTTCGGCGTGATGGGCTTCATCGTCGGCCCGGTGATCGCAGTTTTCTTTCTGACCATTCTCGACATTTACAGCGTCGAATTCAAATCCCACCTCGAGCTGTCGCGCGAGAGCGGCGCGATCGAAGGGCTGCCCGCGCGCAAGCCGGCGGCACGCAAAGCCGCTGTCGTGCCGGAGCCACCCGCTGTTGACAGCCCGCCGGATAAACCGGCCAACCCGCCCAGAGCCCAGGAGCCCCCACCGAGCCCGGCGGTCACGGAGAAGGCGGCAGCGGCAGGGGATTGA
- a CDS encoding long-chain fatty acid--CoA ligase, with protein sequence MTRGTQVREHEAPTAGRPPEGEASLPPAGHNHSAARHPHAELFEFISTTALSSFDDEHFDRLALKIFAHQIRENAVYRRFCEQLSPAALTPRHWQEIPAVTTSAFKQVPLACFPPEQAVCIFHTSGTTQARSGRHYFRTLEYYRTAALRSFQAYCLPDRPQLRMLFLGPTAEHFPHSSLGYMFTAIREEWGARGSAAFMTPAGLDLAGLRRALLRAQEEQMPVFLLGTAFALVECLEAFAAQGFTPRLPPHSRILDTGGYKGRTRELPRREFQQRLCEVFGVPREFLLNEYGMTELSSQFYESRLPGTPLQDANSDVKFMPPWVRVLAVDPENLRPLPPGETGLLRIFDLANIDSVMAIQTEDVGRAWQDRIELEGRASAAELRGCSLLTERIG encoded by the coding sequence ATGACGAGAGGCACGCAGGTGAGAGAGCACGAAGCCCCGACGGCCGGCCGGCCGCCGGAAGGGGAAGCATCTTTGCCGCCGGCGGGGCACAACCACTCTGCTGCCCGTCATCCCCATGCCGAGTTGTTCGAGTTCATTTCCACGACCGCCCTCAGCAGCTTCGATGACGAGCACTTCGACCGGCTGGCGCTGAAAATTTTTGCCCATCAAATCCGGGAGAATGCGGTTTACCGCAGGTTTTGCGAACAGCTTTCCCCGGCTGCGCTCACTCCCCGCCACTGGCAGGAAATCCCCGCCGTCACCACCAGCGCCTTCAAACAAGTGCCGCTGGCGTGTTTTCCCCCCGAACAGGCCGTCTGCATCTTTCACACCAGCGGCACGACCCAGGCACGCAGCGGCAGGCATTACTTTCGCACGCTGGAATATTACCGCACCGCGGCATTGCGCAGCTTTCAAGCCTATTGCCTGCCCGATCGGCCGCAGTTGCGCATGCTGTTCCTTGGTCCCACCGCCGAACACTTTCCCCATTCCTCGCTGGGCTACATGTTCACGGCGATTCGCGAGGAATGGGGCGCGCGCGGCAGCGCTGCGTTCATGACGCCTGCCGGCCTTGATCTGGCCGGGCTGCGTCGCGCCCTGCTGCGTGCGCAGGAGGAGCAGATGCCCGTCTTCCTGCTGGGCACGGCCTTCGCACTGGTGGAATGTCTCGAGGCGTTCGCGGCGCAGGGCTTCACACCCAGGCTGCCGCCGCACAGCCGCATTCTCGATACCGGCGGTTACAAGGGCCGCACGCGCGAGTTGCCGCGGCGGGAATTTCAGCAGCGATTGTGCGAAGTTTTCGGCGTGCCGCGCGAGTTTTTGCTGAATGAATACGGCATGACCGAGCTGAGCTCGCAATTTTATGAGAGCCGGCTGCCGGGCACGCCGTTGCAGGATGCCAACTCCGACGTCAAGTTCATGCCGCCGTGGGTGCGGGTGCTGGCGGTTGATCCGGAAAACCTGCGGCCGCTGCCGCCGGGCGAAACCGGCCTGCTGCGCATTTTCGACTTGGCGAATATCGATTCGGTGATGGCGATTCAAACCGAAGACGTGGGCCGCGCCTGGCAGGATCGCATCGAACTGGAGGGCCGGGCGAGCGCGGCGGAATTGCGCGGCTGTTCGCTGTTAACGGAAAGAATCGGTTGA
- a CDS encoding sigma-54 dependent transcriptional regulator, producing the protein MNDYRVLIVDDEARMCAVLKAALEPEGYAVTTATSGTAAINALDTHAFDLVLTDLRMEGPDGLQVLDFVKRRHPACDVILMTAYATAQTAVEAMKRGAYDYIIKPFELDELKLRIRRLAASRALAEENRSLKRELRQRYSVENMIGRSGAMQEVYKMIHKVAPSDATVLIRGESGTGKELVAQAIHYLSPRADKPFVTINCAALPENLLESELFGYEKGAFTGADKRKPGLFEVAGEGTIFLDEIGEISPAIQVKLLRALQNRQIIHLGGTEPITIRSRTIAATNRDLEAGLKSGMIREDFYYRINVFPITIPALRRRLEDLPDLVGHFLTRAGRKPAAITPEAMEKLRLYSWPGNVRELENVIERALIMAGGQPISIADLPPHIQGVQKLPTAFDIPEEGINLEDMERRLLHRAIEKAGGNKSRAAKLLGITRRKLYSMLERLG; encoded by the coding sequence ATGAACGACTATCGTGTTTTAATTGTCGACGACGAGGCGCGCATGTGCGCCGTGCTCAAGGCGGCGCTGGAGCCGGAAGGGTATGCCGTGACCACCGCCACCAGCGGCACGGCGGCGATCAATGCGCTCGACACCCACGCCTTTGATCTGGTTTTGACCGATCTGCGCATGGAGGGGCCGGACGGCCTGCAGGTGCTGGATTTCGTCAAAAGACGCCACCCCGCCTGCGACGTGATTTTGATGACCGCCTACGCCACCGCGCAGACCGCAGTCGAAGCGATGAAGCGCGGGGCGTATGATTACATCATCAAACCCTTCGAGCTTGATGAACTCAAGCTCAGAATCCGGCGCCTGGCCGCGAGCCGGGCGCTGGCGGAGGAGAACCGCAGCCTCAAGCGCGAGCTGCGGCAGCGTTACTCCGTGGAGAACATGATCGGCAGGAGCGGGGCGATGCAGGAAGTCTACAAAATGATCCACAAAGTCGCACCCAGCGATGCCACGGTGCTGATTCGCGGGGAAAGCGGCACCGGCAAGGAATTGGTGGCGCAGGCGATTCACTATCTCAGCCCGCGCGCCGACAAGCCGTTTGTGACCATCAACTGCGCGGCGCTGCCGGAGAATCTGCTGGAAAGTGAATTGTTCGGCTATGAAAAGGGCGCGTTCACCGGCGCCGACAAGCGCAAGCCCGGCCTGTTCGAAGTGGCGGGGGAAGGCACCATCTTTCTCGACGAGATCGGCGAAATCTCCCCGGCAATTCAGGTGAAGCTGCTGCGCGCACTGCAAAACCGCCAGATCATCCATCTCGGCGGCACCGAGCCGATCACCATTCGCAGCCGCACCATTGCCGCCACCAATCGCGATTTGGAAGCGGGTTTGAAAAGCGGGATGATTCGCGAAGATTTCTACTATCGCATCAACGTCTTCCCGATCACGATTCCCGCGCTGCGCCGCCGCCTGGAGGATCTGCCCGATCTCGTCGGCCATTTTCTCACCCGGGCCGGCAGAAAACCGGCCGCCATCACGCCCGAGGCCATGGAGAAGCTGCGCCTGTATTCCTGGCCGGGCAATGTGCGCGAGCTGGAAAACGTCATCGAGCGCGCGCTCATCATGGCGGGCGGCCAGCCCATCAGCATTGCGGATCTGCCGCCGCACATTCAGGGCGTGCAGAAACTGCCGACGGCATTCGACATTCCGGAGGAAGGCATCAATCTGGAAGACATGGAGCGGCGGCTGCTGCATCGTGCCATCGAGAAAGCCGGCGGCAACAAGAGCCGCGCCGCCAAGTTGCTCGGCATCACCCGCCGCAAGCTTTATTCGATGCTGGAACGGCTGGGCTGA
- a CDS encoding DUF86 domain-containing protein — MSLEAITRKIARIREYAAVLTSLQADCVARMKRDKIYRGAVLYHLYMMADSCVAPAEMVIKLKGLRRPQSYADAIDIPGEGGILPEDFAYDFARVAGLRNFLAHDYEKIDYAGVCQAMAQKLDDVNRYLGYIESSL; from the coding sequence ATGAGCCTCGAGGCCATCACCAGGAAAATCGCCCGTATCCGCGAATATGCCGCCGTCCTGACCAGCCTGCAAGCGGATTGTGTGGCGCGTATGAAGCGCGACAAGATTTATCGCGGCGCCGTCTTGTACCATCTTTACATGATGGCCGATTCCTGCGTGGCGCCCGCTGAAATGGTGATCAAGTTGAAGGGCTTGCGCCGGCCGCAAAGCTACGCGGATGCCATCGATATCCCGGGAGAGGGCGGGATCCTGCCGGAAGACTTTGCCTATGACTTCGCGCGCGTGGCCGGCCTCAGGAACTTCCTGGCGCACGATTACGAGAAAATCGATTATGCCGGGGTCTGCCAGGCGATGGCACAGAAGCTGGACGATGTCAACCGTTACCTTGGATATATTGAAAGCAGCTTATGA
- a CDS encoding ATP-binding protein, with amino-acid sequence MPFSLMKSSRALVILVSGMIVLVLAIVNLGSWFFLNRMEDSLEQELGMRLRAVARLSAELVESGAFARYLEHAQELSARLLAQPILERMPGAIGVQQMYLIDRHWRILASSDPELFPPGRELAYLREDSAEVAAAWAGRESISALRRIGESRFKSAYAPITSTGGDVLCILVVEANADFFDMLVRFRRGLIGIGVLSLAALLVLAAALASAVAWFLRTQENLRRAERLAAMGQMAATVAHEIRNPLSIIKNTAEVLRQKYAPAALADELFEFIPSEVRRLNRLVTDFLTFARDRELRLVRRDLAQTIAKAIALARNQDQGAGLTWHFAPAAPVRVAHDEDAIMQVLMNLFLNAAQAMEGRGNITVTLHDLRPGKKQVHLTIHDNGPGLPAPPEKIFEPFFTTKAQGAGLGLAVAKQIIEKHHGRLAAESEKGGGTTMHIWLPAENS; translated from the coding sequence ATCGTGCTGGTGCTGGCGATCGTGAATCTGGGGAGCTGGTTTTTCCTCAACCGCATGGAAGACTCTCTGGAGCAGGAGTTGGGCATGCGGCTGCGGGCTGTGGCGCGTTTGAGTGCCGAGCTGGTCGAGAGTGGCGCCTTCGCCCGCTATCTCGAACACGCCCAGGAGTTGAGCGCGCGCCTGCTGGCGCAACCCATCCTCGAGCGCATGCCGGGGGCGATCGGGGTGCAGCAGATGTATCTCATCGATCGCCATTGGCGCATACTGGCCAGCAGTGATCCGGAGTTGTTTCCGCCCGGCCGGGAGCTGGCTTATCTGCGCGAGGACAGCGCCGAGGTGGCAGCGGCCTGGGCGGGCAGGGAGAGCATTTCCGCTCTGCGACGCATTGGCGAATCGCGCTTCAAATCGGCTTATGCCCCCATCACCAGCACCGGGGGGGACGTGCTTTGCATCCTGGTGGTGGAAGCCAATGCCGATTTTTTCGATATGCTGGTGCGCTTTCGGCGGGGTCTGATTGGGATCGGCGTGCTCAGTCTGGCGGCGCTGCTCGTACTTGCGGCCGCGCTGGCGAGCGCGGTTGCCTGGTTCCTGCGCACGCAGGAAAATCTCCGCCGCGCCGAGCGGCTGGCGGCGATGGGCCAGATGGCCGCGACCGTCGCCCATGAAATTCGCAATCCCCTGAGCATCATCAAAAACACGGCGGAAGTATTGCGGCAGAAATATGCGCCGGCGGCGCTAGCGGATGAGCTGTTCGAATTCATTCCCTCGGAGGTGCGGCGCCTCAACCGGCTGGTCACCGACTTCCTGACGTTTGCGCGCGACCGCGAACTCCGGCTGGTGCGCAGAGATTTGGCGCAGACCATTGCAAAAGCCATCGCGCTGGCGCGCAATCAGGATCAGGGCGCGGGGCTGACCTGGCACTTCGCGCCAGCCGCACCGGTGAGGGTGGCGCATGACGAAGACGCGATCATGCAGGTGTTGATGAATTTGTTCCTGAACGCCGCACAAGCCATGGAGGGCAGGGGCAACATTACCGTGACGTTGCACGACCTGCGTCCCGGCAAAAAGCAGGTTCATCTCACGATCCACGATAACGGCCCGGGTTTGCCGGCGCCGCCGGAGAAAATTTTCGAACCGTTTTTCACCACCAAAGCCCAGGGCGCCGGACTGGGCCTGGCGGTCGCCAAACAAATCATCGAAAAACATCACGGCCGGCTGGCCGCAGAGTCGGAAAAGGGCGGGGGAACAACCATGCACATTTGGCTGCCGGCGGAGAATTCGTAA
- a CDS encoding tetratricopeptide repeat protein — MKITSLFAAAASSALLWLPLATVSAQSQQTEALAWFQAGLKEQDPQKKIAAYQRAITLDPEFVEALYNLGVTYKRRGDLGRAEEYLRRASIIKREGVKNETRFQILYELAGAYRRLEKPAEAETAWREARRLTTNADMRARIALELGRLLAQQGRHQEALTELREGRGLSSENQADFTALIDAIEREVEMQRLYQAAEGALAARRYAEARTLLEQLRAKDTGYRDVTAKLALIDSLLTTEARQTTVAALYDQARRYVADGRWELAVAAYENIQQQAPGYKDVAAQLENARRQLEQKQLTENLEREYASGMAALKARNWARAILAFEEVLRLDRNFRDARKRLSEAQNGLDRESSESVAARYYAEGVSAYGRNDLGAALAALEKVRQINPGYRDTSHLLAEIEAALQPRQSVTVPAPTAAVSSPQVDSLYQAGMAAFDRQDWAQAVFCLEKVQTLAPNYQQVVDYLAQARTNLHLSTPRRAAQAEPGGGLTPAHFAGVLLLVGIVLGVILLSPASRARLQLLRGNHAAAVALYEDLLARHPQRAKFYTNLANLYLLMGRTDEKAMKVFKTVLQLNLATRHRDRIALLVEQNAPPAGRLDADAGAVLGNAMRPESNKQ, encoded by the coding sequence ATGAAAATCACTTCCCTCTTCGCTGCTGCGGCGAGCAGCGCGCTGCTCTGGCTGCCGCTGGCAACGGTGTCCGCGCAATCACAGCAGACGGAAGCCCTGGCGTGGTTTCAGGCGGGCCTCAAGGAACAGGATCCGCAAAAAAAGATCGCCGCCTATCAACGGGCGATCACGCTCGATCCTGAATTCGTCGAGGCCTTGTACAATCTCGGTGTGACCTACAAGCGTCGGGGTGATTTGGGGCGGGCGGAGGAATATCTGCGTCGCGCGTCCATCATCAAACGCGAGGGCGTCAAGAATGAAACAAGATTTCAGATTTTGTATGAGCTGGCCGGCGCCTATCGCCGGCTGGAGAAGCCCGCGGAGGCCGAGACGGCATGGCGCGAGGCCCGGCGCCTGACCACCAACGCGGACATGCGCGCCCGCATCGCGTTGGAACTGGGGCGGTTGCTCGCGCAGCAGGGGCGCCATCAGGAGGCCCTGACCGAATTGCGCGAGGGCCGCGGTCTGAGCAGCGAGAACCAGGCCGACTTCACGGCCCTGATCGATGCCATTGAGCGGGAAGTGGAAATGCAGCGGCTCTATCAAGCCGCGGAGGGCGCGCTCGCCGCACGCCGGTATGCCGAAGCCCGGACGTTGCTGGAGCAACTGCGGGCCAAGGACACGGGCTATCGGGACGTGACGGCGAAGCTTGCGCTAATCGACTCCCTGCTGACGACGGAAGCCCGGCAGACCACTGTTGCTGCCCTGTATGACCAGGCGCGGCGTTATGTCGCCGATGGCCGCTGGGAACTGGCGGTGGCCGCTTACGAGAACATTCAGCAGCAGGCCCCCGGCTACAAGGATGTCGCGGCCCAACTGGAGAACGCGCGCCGGCAACTGGAGCAAAAGCAGCTCACCGAAAATCTCGAGCGCGAATATGCCAGTGGCATGGCGGCGCTCAAAGCACGCAACTGGGCACGCGCCATTCTCGCCTTCGAAGAAGTTTTGCGGCTGGATCGCAATTTTCGTGATGCCCGCAAACGCCTGAGCGAGGCGCAAAACGGGCTGGATCGCGAAAGCAGCGAGTCGGTGGCGGCGCGCTACTATGCCGAGGGCGTATCGGCATACGGCCGCAATGATCTCGGTGCGGCGCTGGCGGCACTGGAAAAAGTGCGGCAAATCAATCCCGGTTATCGCGACACGTCACACTTGCTCGCCGAAATCGAAGCCGCGCTGCAACCCAGGCAAAGCGTGACTGTGCCTGCGCCGACCGCCGCGGTTTCCTCGCCCCAAGTCGATTCGCTTTATCAGGCCGGCATGGCAGCCTTCGACCGGCAGGATTGGGCACAAGCAGTGTTTTGCCTGGAGAAGGTGCAAACGCTGGCGCCCAATTACCAGCAGGTGGTCGATTACCTGGCGCAGGCCCGCACCAATCTCCATCTCAGCACGCCACGGCGGGCCGCACAGGCCGAGCCGGGCGGCGGGCTCACCCCCGCCCATTTTGCCGGGGTGCTGTTGCTTGTGGGGATCGTTCTTGGTGTCATCCTGCTTTCGCCGGCAAGCCGGGCCCGCTTGCAGCTTTTACGCGGCAATCATGCCGCGGCCGTGGCCCTTTATGAAGACTTGCTGGCGCGGCATCCACAACGCGCCAAGTTCTACACCAATCTGGCGAACCTGTATCTGCTGATGGGCCGCACGGATGAGAAAGCCATGAAAGTTTTCAAAACCGTTTTGCAATTGAATCTCGCCACGCGCCATCGTGACCGCATCGCCCTGCTCGTCGAGCAAAATGCACCCCCGGCTGGAAGGCTGGACGCCGATGCCGGCGCGGTTTTGGGGAATGCCATGCGGCCGGAATCGAACAAGCAGTGA
- the ispG gene encoding (E)-4-hydroxy-3-methylbut-2-enyl-diphosphate synthase, which translates to MTPLPYCEHPFFHRRRPTHEVKVGDLGIGGNNPIRVQSMTISDTMDTAATVKETIQLYEAGCEIVRITAPSLKEAENLRAIKAGLRRQNIRVPLVADIHYTPNAALVAAEIVEKVRINPGNYADKKKFEMREYTDAEYQAELERIAERFTPLVKKCRANGVAMRIGVNHGSLSDRIMNRYGDTPEGMVQSALEFIRICEAHGYRDIVVSMKSSNPQVMIQAYRLLAARMYELGMTYPFHLGVTEAGDGEDGRIKSAVGIGALLEDGLGDTIRVSLTEDSIYEIPVARALVRKFNAAAPHQDVVPAVVRHAPVSPRDYAAVVNPFVCNRRATQPMTMPGLTFGGREPVRVGISLAYNNVASEEVRALVPPAGFGKFQVLGAPAPPVENFAEWLETGSAGWDLARTIDCLPLTRQAVPLAAPWQNVNGKPHPFIVLLPMAEASAGTVLAARQQAQQNGGHVQAIFTTDMIAAGSAFAQVDLLQRLLAEGSWSIGVTIPGNRLGQVGLVRMFVTYLARLGVNVPLVWRYQIPAERPQESADWMLDASSQLGALLCDGLGDALIITGAIAPAQAARFSYNLLQATRLRISKTEFISCPSCGRTLFNLQTTTERIKAKTGHLKGVKIAIMGCIVNGPGEMADADFGYVGTGQKVVSLYVGKECVQRNIPEEEADERLIALIKAHGKWVEPAGAEQPPA; encoded by the coding sequence ATGACACCCTTGCCGTATTGTGAACATCCCTTTTTCCACCGCCGGCGGCCGACACATGAAGTGAAAGTCGGCGACCTCGGCATCGGCGGCAACAACCCCATCCGTGTGCAGTCCATGACCATCTCTGACACCATGGACACCGCCGCCACCGTGAAGGAAACCATTCAGCTTTATGAAGCCGGCTGCGAGATCGTGCGCATCACCGCGCCATCGCTGAAGGAGGCGGAAAATCTGCGTGCCATCAAGGCCGGGCTGCGGCGGCAGAACATTCGCGTGCCGCTGGTGGCGGACATTCACTACACGCCCAATGCCGCGCTGGTGGCGGCCGAAATCGTCGAAAAGGTGCGCATCAATCCCGGCAATTATGCCGACAAGAAAAAATTCGAGATGCGCGAATACACTGACGCCGAGTATCAGGCCGAGCTGGAACGCATCGCCGAACGCTTCACGCCGCTGGTGAAGAAATGCCGGGCCAACGGCGTGGCCATGCGCATCGGCGTGAACCACGGCTCGCTGTCCGACCGCATCATGAATCGCTATGGCGACACCCCGGAGGGCATGGTGCAGTCCGCGCTGGAATTCATCCGCATCTGTGAAGCACACGGCTACCGGGACATCGTGGTGTCGATGAAGTCTTCGAATCCCCAGGTGATGATTCAGGCCTATCGCCTGCTCGCCGCGCGCATGTATGAATTGGGCATGACCTATCCCTTTCATCTCGGCGTGACCGAAGCGGGTGACGGCGAAGACGGCCGCATCAAGTCCGCGGTCGGCATCGGCGCACTGCTGGAGGACGGGCTGGGTGATACCATTCGCGTGTCCCTGACCGAGGACTCGATTTACGAAATTCCCGTGGCGCGTGCGCTGGTGCGCAAGTTCAATGCTGCCGCGCCGCACCAGGACGTCGTTCCCGCGGTGGTGCGCCATGCCCCGGTTTCACCGCGGGATTATGCGGCCGTCGTGAATCCTTTTGTCTGCAATCGCCGCGCCACACAACCGATGACCATGCCCGGCCTGACTTTCGGCGGCAGGGAGCCGGTGCGGGTGGGAATCTCGCTGGCGTACAACAACGTCGCCAGCGAGGAGGTTCGCGCCCTGGTGCCGCCAGCGGGCTTCGGCAAATTCCAGGTGCTGGGCGCGCCGGCACCGCCGGTGGAAAATTTTGCAGAATGGCTCGAAACGGGCAGCGCTGGTTGGGATCTCGCCCGCACGATTGACTGCCTGCCTCTCACCCGGCAGGCGGTGCCGCTTGCGGCACCCTGGCAAAATGTCAACGGCAAACCGCACCCGTTCATCGTGCTGCTGCCCATGGCGGAGGCCTCCGCCGGGACAGTTCTTGCCGCCCGGCAGCAGGCGCAACAAAACGGGGGGCACGTGCAAGCCATTTTCACCACCGATATGATCGCCGCAGGTTCCGCTTTCGCGCAGGTGGATTTGCTGCAAAGGCTGCTGGCGGAGGGCTCGTGGTCGATTGGTGTCACCATTCCCGGCAATCGTCTCGGCCAGGTGGGATTGGTGCGCATGTTCGTGACCTATCTCGCGCGCCTGGGGGTGAACGTGCCGCTGGTGTGGCGCTATCAAATACCGGCGGAACGGCCGCAGGAAAGTGCCGACTGGATGCTCGATGCCAGCAGCCAGCTCGGCGCGCTGTTGTGTGACGGTCTGGGCGATGCGCTGATCATCACGGGCGCGATCGCGCCGGCGCAGGCAGCGCGTTTCAGCTACAACCTGCTGCAGGCCACGCGGCTGCGCATTTCCAAAACCGAGTTCATTTCCTGCCCGAGCTGCGGCCGCACGTTGTTCAATCTGCAAACCACCACCGAGCGCATCAAAGCCAAAACCGGCCATTTGAAGGGCGTCAAGATCGCGATCATGGGCTGCATCGTCAACGGCCCGGGCGAGATGGCCGATGCCGACTTTGGCTACGTCGGCACCGGGCAAAAGGTGGTGAGCCTGTATGTCGGCAAAGAGTGCGTGCAGCGCAACATTCCCGAAGAGGAGGCGGATGAACGCCTGATCGCGCTGATCAAAGCTCATGGCAAGTGGGTGGAACCGGCAGGCGCGGAGCAACCGCCTGCTTAA
- a CDS encoding cysteine peptidase family C39 domain-containing protein: protein MAFAIQPDDYSCGPTCIYNALRLLGNADISLSRIKKACGTRPSSGTTENGLQRGLRRLGYEGKAMNWDRKSHGRQALAWVREEHSQGHPVILCVDRFEHWILVAGSKSRSYFVLDPERGSSRRAKIYRVSGTQLLQRWWSYDRATGTGSYYGIAMQPRTQKALRLAQKALPLTNPEVLDRLRESSNDLLTVSDALVSTFGDVKNGKHVSDLLLKRIAPILKNRRSDSEWAGLDYATLYQQLLNFLAFAKGRKLYYRPRHREKALIDLTFLILLHTHAQSRQQQMVAS, encoded by the coding sequence ATGGCATTCGCCATCCAACCTGATGACTATAGCTGCGGCCCGACCTGCATCTACAATGCGTTGCGCTTGTTGGGCAATGCTGATATCTCCCTGAGCCGCATCAAGAAGGCGTGCGGCACCCGTCCCAGCAGTGGCACCACGGAAAATGGTTTGCAACGCGGTCTGCGACGCCTGGGTTATGAAGGCAAGGCGATGAACTGGGATCGCAAGAGTCATGGCCGGCAGGCGCTCGCCTGGGTGAGGGAGGAACACAGTCAGGGCCATCCGGTGATTTTGTGCGTTGATCGTTTCGAGCACTGGATTTTGGTGGCTGGTTCGAAAAGTCGTTCCTATTTCGTACTCGACCCCGAGCGGGGCAGCAGCCGGCGCGCCAAGATCTACCGTGTGTCCGGCACGCAATTGCTGCAGCGCTGGTGGAGCTATGACCGCGCCACCGGCACCGGCAGCTACTACGGCATCGCCATGCAGCCGCGCACGCAAAAGGCGCTGCGCCTGGCACAGAAGGCACTGCCGCTCACCAATCCGGAAGTCCTGGATCGCCTGCGGGAAAGCTCGAATGATCTGCTGACGGTTTCAGATGCCCTGGTGAGCACCTTTGGCGATGTCAAAAACGGCAAACACGTTTCGGATCTGCTGCTCAAACGCATTGCACCGATTTTGAAGAACCGGCGCTCCGACTCGGAATGGGCGGGGCTGGATTACGCCACCCTGTATCAACAGTTGCTCAACTTCCTGGCGTTTGCCAAGGGCCGCAAGCTCTACTACCGCCCGCGTCACCGTGAGAAAGCGCTGATTGATCTCACCTTTCTCATCCTGCTGCACACCCATGCGCAATCACGGCAGCAGCAGATGGTGGCCTCCTAG